A region of Paractinoplanes abujensis DNA encodes the following proteins:
- a CDS encoding glycerol-3-phosphate dehydrogenase/oxidase, producing the protein MREPSVSRYAAGRLSPIRRVADLRRLRDEQFDVLVIGGGVTGAGAALDAASRGLKVALVEARDLAAGTSSRSSKLIHGGLRYLEQLELHLVHEALTERGLLSTRLAPHLVRPVPILVPLPAGNPAVRVGRRAYYGLGVAAYDVFAGLFGTGRGMPLHRHLTRDGARHLFPSLRAEAVSGAIRYYDGQVDDARLVVNLARTAASLGAAVVTSARVVGFVREAREVVGVRVRDLEAPDSPEFEVRARTVVAATGVWTDDMSQMLRDVGVRPGFRVRASKGVHLVVPRSAITGEAGLILRTPTSVLFVIPWGGHWIIGTTDTDWKLDRSHPAASARDIRYLLDQVNTVLDRPLTTDDIEGVYAGLRPLLSGEAEATSKLSREHAVIEPMLGLMLVAGGKYTTYRVMAADVIDRAVRRLGGPALPSRTDQLPLLGADGYNAAWRDRQDTARRHGVTAGVVEHLLERYGTLAVHLLAMIKAEPDLATPLAGAPEYLAAEVAYAALAEGALHLDDVLTRRTRISIETAHRGSETAAHAAAVMAQVLGWDKAVREREIEHYRARVAAERQSQTMPDDAAADAARVGAPDVRGFAADRGVDLLQVDL; encoded by the coding sequence GTGCGCGAACCCTCCGTCTCCCGTTACGCGGCCGGCCGGCTCTCCCCGATCCGACGGGTGGCCGACCTCCGGCGCCTGCGTGACGAGCAGTTCGACGTCCTCGTCATCGGCGGCGGGGTCACCGGCGCCGGCGCCGCACTCGACGCCGCCTCCCGTGGCCTCAAGGTGGCCCTGGTCGAGGCCCGTGACCTCGCGGCCGGCACCTCCAGCCGCTCCAGCAAGCTGATCCACGGCGGTCTGCGTTACCTGGAACAACTCGAGTTGCACCTGGTGCACGAGGCGCTGACCGAGCGCGGCCTGCTCTCCACCCGGCTGGCGCCGCACCTGGTGCGGCCCGTGCCGATCCTGGTGCCGCTGCCCGCGGGCAACCCGGCCGTGCGGGTCGGCCGCCGGGCTTACTACGGGCTCGGCGTGGCCGCGTACGACGTGTTCGCCGGCCTCTTCGGCACCGGCCGGGGGATGCCGCTGCACCGGCACCTCACTCGCGACGGCGCCCGGCACCTGTTCCCGAGCCTGCGGGCCGAGGCCGTGAGCGGCGCCATTCGCTACTACGACGGCCAGGTCGACGACGCCCGCCTGGTGGTCAACCTCGCCCGTACGGCGGCCAGCCTGGGCGCGGCCGTGGTGACCAGCGCCCGTGTGGTCGGCTTCGTCCGCGAGGCCCGCGAGGTGGTCGGTGTCCGCGTCCGCGACTTGGAGGCCCCTGACTCACCCGAGTTCGAGGTGCGAGCCCGTACGGTCGTGGCCGCCACCGGCGTATGGACCGACGACATGTCGCAAATGCTGCGCGATGTCGGCGTACGGCCGGGCTTTCGGGTTCGTGCCTCGAAGGGCGTGCATCTGGTGGTGCCGCGCTCGGCCATCACTGGCGAGGCCGGGCTCATCCTGCGCACCCCCACCTCGGTGCTCTTCGTCATCCCGTGGGGCGGCCACTGGATCATCGGCACCACCGACACCGACTGGAAGCTCGACCGCTCCCACCCCGCCGCCTCCGCGCGCGACATCCGCTACCTGCTCGACCAGGTCAACACGGTGCTCGACCGGCCGCTGACGACCGACGACATCGAAGGCGTGTACGCCGGGCTGCGCCCGCTGCTCTCCGGCGAGGCCGAAGCCACAAGCAAGCTGTCGCGCGAACACGCCGTGATCGAGCCCATGCTGGGCCTGATGCTGGTGGCCGGGGGCAAATACACGACGTACCGGGTGATGGCGGCCGACGTGATCGACCGGGCCGTGCGCCGGCTCGGCGGTCCCGCGCTGCCCTCCCGCACCGACCAGCTGCCCCTGCTGGGGGCGGACGGCTACAACGCGGCCTGGCGCGACCGGCAGGACACGGCCCGCCGGCACGGCGTCACCGCCGGAGTCGTCGAACACCTCCTCGAGCGGTACGGCACGCTGGCGGTCCACCTCCTGGCCATGATCAAGGCGGAGCCCGACCTGGCCACCCCGCTCGCGGGCGCCCCGGAATACCTGGCGGCCGAGGTGGCGTACGCGGCCCTCGCCGAAGGCGCTCTGCACCTGGACGACGTGCTGACCCGGCGCACCCGCATCTCGATCGAGACCGCCCATCGCGGCAGCGAAACGGCGGCCCACGCGGCAGCAGTCATGGCCCAGGTGCTGGGCTGGGACAAGGCGGTGCGCGAACGCGAGATCGAGCACTACCGGGCCCGGGTGGCCGCCGAACGGCAGTCGCAGACCATGCCCGACGACGCGGCGGCCGACGCGGCCCGGGTCGGAGCGCCCGACGTGCGCGGCTTCGCCGCCGACCGCGGGGTCGACCTGCTGCAAGTCGACCTTTGA
- a CDS encoding DUF4031 domain-containing protein: MILVDEPLWPARGRLWSHLVSDVSYEELHVFAEMLGAPRRAFDRDHYDIPDNRFPSALWLGATLLPSRELAFRLRAAGLRRPKHLS; the protein is encoded by the coding sequence TTGATCCTCGTCGACGAACCCCTCTGGCCGGCCCGGGGCCGCCTGTGGTCGCACCTCGTGAGCGACGTGTCGTACGAGGAACTGCACGTCTTCGCCGAAATGCTGGGCGCACCCCGACGCGCCTTCGACCGGGATCACTACGACATACCGGACAATCGGTTTCCCAGCGCGCTGTGGCTGGGGGCGACTCTGCTGCCCTCGCGGGAACTGGCCTTCCGGCTGCGGGCCGCCGGGCTGCGGCGGCCTAAACACCTGTCCTGA
- a CDS encoding HD domain-containing protein, with translation MQSLVERFSAAARDAGATVDDPDLAAAAGYLVTRWSEPQRQYHTVDHLTAVLDVIDRFAGLAPHPERVRLAAWMHDAVYDPRALGDANERDSAEFAEGLLQTLGVPAETAREVARLVGLTAGHATGEDDPDGELLCDADLAVLAGDEVAYAEYTAKIRREYAHVPDDDFRAGRAQVLKALLELPSIYRLAPLREQWEARARANLERELRTGV, from the coding sequence GTGCAGAGTCTTGTGGAGCGGTTCTCCGCGGCGGCCCGCGACGCCGGCGCCACCGTCGACGACCCCGATCTGGCCGCCGCAGCCGGCTATCTGGTGACCCGCTGGTCCGAGCCCCAGCGCCAGTACCACACGGTCGATCACCTGACGGCCGTCCTGGACGTGATCGACCGTTTCGCCGGGTTGGCCCCGCATCCGGAGCGGGTGCGGCTGGCCGCCTGGATGCATGACGCCGTCTACGACCCCCGGGCTCTGGGTGACGCCAATGAGCGGGACAGCGCCGAGTTCGCCGAGGGTCTCCTGCAGACGTTGGGTGTTCCCGCGGAGACCGCCCGGGAGGTGGCCCGCCTGGTCGGCTTGACCGCGGGCCACGCCACCGGTGAGGACGACCCGGACGGCGAGCTGCTCTGCGACGCCGATCTGGCCGTGCTGGCGGGCGACGAGGTGGCGTACGCGGAATACACCGCCAAGATCCGTCGCGAGTACGCCCATGTGCCGGACGACGACTTCCGGGCGGGCCGGGCTCAGGTGCTCAAGGCGCTGCTGGAGCTGCCGTCGATCTATCGCCTGGCCCCGTTGCGCGAGCAGTGGGAGGCCCGGGCCCGGGCCAACTTGGAACGTGAGCTCAGGACAGGTGTTTAG